The following is a genomic window from candidate division KSB1 bacterium.
GTGCCGGTCATGCCGCAGAGATAAAGCTTTTGCACGCCGGCGGCATCGGCGGTGCGAAAAATCGAGCCGACGTTGTGCAGGCTGCGGACGTTGTCGAGCACGGCGACGAATTGAATTGAGTTCAAAACACTATCGCCTTCTTTTTTATCTTCCGGCCATTTGAAATCTGACGTGCGCGAGATCGAGCGGTTTTTAAATCATTTTCGACCTTTAGTTTTGGCCGCACTAATCGCGATTTTTGTGGCCGCAGAGACGCGATTTCAACCAGCACAAGCGGTTGGTTGGGTTCGCGATTTTTTTGGTCATATTCCGGCAGCAGAACAACCACAGCGTTATCAGGAATCTGAGGATGCTCAAAGAGATAACGGTCAAATTCAAAAGATAGATCAAGATTTTTGTTGACGGCTTCTTCTTGTGTCATTGCTTCATCTCCTTTTCGTAAATTTTACGGTAAGATTGCCAATTCTGTTTAATGTCAATCTCAGCAGATTTCAAAACTTGTCCATAGTCTCCCGAAGCAAGGTAGGTTTTGTCCTGTGTGCCGTCGGCATGAAGTAAATCGCGATGAGCAAAACCATGCGCTGTGTCGTAACGAACTACGGAACATCACACCTCTCCGATAAAAGCTTCGTATTGCACCGCAAAAGCAACGATTCTGCCATGTTTGGAATAATGGATTCGCCGCCAATGGTCAATATCACTGAGATACCGAATAAACTGAACAGTGCGAACGGAACTTTTGCCAGAATTCACGTTATCCTCTGGACGTTTGACAGAAAATATCTATCTTTTCAACTGCGCTAACGCTTCAGAGGTTTGCTTAAAACATTCCCACGTAACGGTTTCCTCGGCGCCGAGCGCAGCCTTGAGAATTTCATTCCGCGGCGGCATTCCGGTCATGCCGCCGGCGCAAATCCTTCCATGGGCTGTTCGCCCGTAGAAGTTGCCGGAACAGATTCAGGCCCGGCTATTAGGCGGCGGTACAAATCCAACTGACTCGAGTATGTCGTCAACCGCAGCGTCATGCGGAAGAGCATATAAATTTGCTGCCAGATGAAAAGCATGAAAATGATCATGGCGTTTGGCGCTGAGAGGCTGTTGGCAACCGGATTGTAAACCACCAGCGCCGCGGCGCCAACGGCCAGCAACAAAAACGCCAGGCCAAAAGTTTGCAGAAAATTTCCGAAGGCGAATTTCAAGCCTTGCACAAGCGAAACGCGCATTTTTTGTTCGTCATTCAGCACGGTGTGAATTCGCGCATAATCGAGAGCCATCCCGAATAACAGAAAACCGAGCTGCCGCAATCCGACTTTGATCCAGCCACCCCAGTACGTGATGTTTTGGTACGGATCGCTGCCAAAGATCAAACGCTCCACGCCGCTTTCAAGATATTGCAGGCAGAAGAAAATGGCGAAAACCGGCACGCTCCACAATGTCAATCGCAGGAAGCGGCCAAAATATTTTGCGGCGTTGCTCCAAAAGAAAGTGGCCTGGTATTTCCCGTCTGCGGCAAAGGTGGCGAAGGCGCCGCCGGACAAAAACAGTGTGAAGAGCCAATTCGCTATCGGCACGATGAGGAGCAATCCCGTCAACGCCGGAACCACTTCTCCGCTGTGCTTAAAAAACTCGAACAAGAAATCCATGTCCAGCGGCCCGCCGAGCTTGGCGCCCATTTCGCTGTTGCCGATAAAATCACTCAACATCGCGCGCAGCGGCAGCATCAACAGCAGGCCGAAAAAAAGATTCGCCAAATAAAACACCAAAATCAGACGCTTGTTCGCCCACACTTGGGCAAAACCGGTTTTCAGGCTGTTCCAAATCATGGCTTTGTTCCTTTGAACTCAGAAAATCTCATTGACGGCGGAAAACAAATTCATAAACTCCGGCTGGTCGAGAAAAAATTGCATCCAAAACAGCCAGCGTGCCGAGAATTTGTTGACGCCGAGGCTTGAGCCTTTCACCGCCTTGCTGTTGTTGGTGTAGTTGAGGTCGAGCGGGATTTTGTTTTCCGGGTCGACGGTCGCAGAAACCAGCTTATGGGGTTTGATGTAGGTAAATTTTTTCCACAACGCCTGCCCGTCCCATTTCTCGCGCACCTTTTCGCCGTTGTCAAATGTGGCAACCATTTCCACCGGAAATTTGAAGGCGCCAAGCCGTCGAACGTGCACGCCGCTTTCATACATTTTCGGCTTGCCCCTGGCGTCGGCAGAATCATCGGATGGATAGTTGTTGGCCATGCCCGTATCGGTTTTGGCGGCGGAAAAATCGAAGTCATATCCTTCACCGGGCTTGATCTCACGGGTGAAAACACGGTCAACGCTGTAATCAAGCGTTGCATTGGAAAAGAGCGCTTGATCAAAAAACCAATTCAAATTTTGGCCGGCCACGTCGTTGACAACATCGATAAAATCCTGCGTCTTGGGGTGCTTGAAGCGCCACCGCTCGACGTAAGCGCGCATGACCTGCTGCATTTTTTCTTGGCCGAGATGGTTTTGCAGCGTCGTCAACAACACCCCGGGCTTGGCATAAGAATTCGTGCTCCAACTCCCCTGCGAATAATACTCCCAGGCTTTGCGCACCGTCGGATCGAAGTCGGCGTTAAAAAGATATTGGCCGCGATGAAGCTGCAAGCCATTGAGCTTGATGCCGAAAAAATTGATCACGTCGCCGGCCGGGCCGTACTTGTCGTTCATGATTTGAATTTCGGTGTAGGTGTTGATGCCCTCATCCATCCAGCTTTCTTCAAACTCATTCGAAGCAAGCAGATGATACCAAAAGTTATGGCCGAACTCGTGAATGATCACTGCTTCGACGCCGCGAATGCCCTCCGGCAAGCCATAAGCCGTGCCGGCAGTGATCAGCGTCGGATACTCCATGCCGCCCGATCCGCCGGCGCCACGGCGCGGATCGACGACGGTGAGATTCGGAAACGGATAATCGCCGTACCAATTTTGAAAATATTCCACTGCCGCCTTGGCCGCTTCGAGATGGCGCAGGCCTTGATAAGCGCGGTCGCGCTGCATCAACACCCGAATGTAAACGTCTTGTGCCTTGCCGGTAAATTCGACAAAATCCGGGCTCGTCGTCCAGGCAAAATCATGCACGTCTTCGGCGTGATAGAAATGCGTCGCCGTGCCGTCGCCGTTATTTTTCACTTCAACCTGCAGGCCGGTGGCGCCAACAATATTCTTTTCCGGCACAGTCATCCGAACATTGTACACGCCGTAGTCGGCGAAAAATTCCGAGTTGGCGTGAAATTGATGGCAGTTCCATTTGCCATCCATATAAACGCCGATCTTCGGAAACCATTGGCCGACAAAGAAATATTCTTTCTTGGCGCCGGTGCGCGCAAACGGCGGCTGCGGCAGTTTGGCGGTGAAATCGATGTGAACAACAATGGAATCGCCGGGCCGAAGCGGTTGCGTGAGCGGGAGACGGAATACGGTTTTGTCATCGGGATTGCCGTCGTCGGGTTGAATAAATTCCATGCGGCTGGTCAAATCTTCGCCGGAAGCGAGTGTAATCTTGTCGACGTCGATGAACCCCCAGCCGTCCTTGTCGATTTTATTGCCGCGGCTGACCCCGCCGGATTCTTTCATGAACGTCGACCGGCTGTTCCGAAAGGCGTTGAGATAAAGATGGAACTGCAATTCAGCAATACTGTCATTAGATTGATTATGCCATGTCAACGTTTCGCTGCCGTGCAGCATTCTTTTCTCGGCGTCGAGCCGCACGTCGATGTCGTAGTTGGCAATGCGCGGGCTGAGCGGCTTGGAAAAAATAACCGGTTGCGCCAGAGCAGGCGCGCCGCTGAGGGCGAGCAATCCCAGCGCGATCATCTTGCCAGGACGAAGGTTTTTCGGCATGTTCTCCCTCTCAGAAAAGTTGGTTCTTAACAAGTCAAAACTCGTTGTGGATATATAGAGAAATTTTTCTCGTCATGCAAGCCTTATTTTCACCGTCCGGCTTTAGGTTAACGCACGCCATCCGCAACTGCAAAATTTGTGGGTAAGCTTTAGCAAAGATAATCAGGAAAACACATGACAGCATCCAAACTCGCCGGCCTGCTGCTGGCGTTTACTCTTGTGGCAGCAGCGGCGCTGCGGATTTATGGAACCGCCGCGAAGGACACTTTTTCCGAAGACGAAAACTTTTCGCTTTTATATGCAACCGGCCACGCGAGTGAATACTACGACATGCTCGAGGAAAAACCTCCGTTCGGCGTCTGGGTTCCGGCGGCGGAATGGAAAAAATTCACCCGACCCGACCGGCTGTTTTGTTTCAGCAAGATCACCCGCGACATGGCGTTCTTCGATATTCATCCGCCGTTTTATTTCTGGTTTTTACACGTGTGGGCTTTTATCGCGGGCGTCAATTTATGGACCGGGCTGGGGCTGAATCTTTTGATCAGTTCCACCGCGATTTTGAGCCTGTATGGCTTGGGCCGCTATGTTTTAGGCAGCTCCGTCGAGGCCGCACTGGCGGCGTGCGTCTGGGCGCTCAGCCCCGCGGTGTTTCAAATGTCTTTTGAGGCGCGGCAATATGACATGCTGATTCTGATAACGATTCTCTTTGTCTGGCAATTTCTTCGTTGCATTGAGGTCAACCGCGCGCCGCGATGGTTCGATTTCATTCTGATGGCCGCCGTCACCACCGCCGGCGCGTTGACGCATTTTCATTTCTCGATTTTGGTCGGCGGCTGCGGTTTCTACGCGCTCGCCAAACTTTGGCGCGAGCAAAAAATTCGCCTCGCCACCGTGTCCGGCGCCGTGCTGTTGGGATACCTCATCTTCTTTGTGATTACGCCGAATTTCTACCGCTCCTTTGCAAATGCCGGCGAAACGCTGAACGTCTTCAGTCACGAGGCGCTGCTGATTCGCGCTGAAAACATTGTGAACTCCTGCCGGCAATTTTTTCAGAATCCGCTGCCGTTTGTGTCCATTCGCCATACGCTGGCAATTTTGTTTGTTGCCGTTGGCATTCTGGCCTATCGCAAAAGCCCGGCCATGCTGCTCGAGCATGTTCGCGATACAAATTGGACCGGCGTTCATATTCTATATTTTGGATGGTGGATGATCGGCGTTCTGATTGCGCTTTATCTCGCATTTCTAACGCCGGTGCAATCCATGCTGCCCAAACATCTCGGCATGGCCTGGCCGTTCTTTGCTTTTCTGCCGGTGTTCATCTTGCGCCTGTTCCCGAAATATAAAAATCATCTCGCCGCCATCGGCTGTGTTTTGGCGTTGTTGCCGGGCATCAACGGCGCAAAAGCATTTCGGGAGTATCTCATTACCCAACCGAATCCCTCTACGATTTTAGCGCAGGCACCAGCCGTGGTGATGGACAATGTTTCCATCGGTTATGTGCCGCGCGTGTTGTGGAAACTGGCGGACGACACCCCGGTGTTCATCGCCAGCCGCAGCTATCTGTTGCAGCATCAAGCGCAGTGGCTCGATCGCCTGGGCGGCGGTGCGGTTTATATCAGCATTCATTCCGCCGAGCATTTTGCCGGCAACGCCAAGGGCGGGCGGGAGCAGCTTTATGAGCTGATCAATCGGAACTGGGAAAACGATTTTATGAAAGACGCCGTCTGGGGCTTTGGTGATGCCATGATCTTGCAAAAGGAACGATAACGTTTTCTGTCCGGGCAAACTGGATTTCACTGAAGCTTGGTGAAAGAGACATCCAGCCCTCTGAATAAGCTCCGATTACCGGGGGAGCCGCCAAGTGAGCGCTGCTTACATGATCATCGGGTTGCACTCGATCACGATGACGGTATAAATCTGTTTTAGTCTTTCAATTTCCTCCTGCTCGCGCTGCCGGATCTCGTCGTAATTATACGGTGGGTTGCCAAAACAGGCGACTCTGAAAAAGCGGATTTCCCGCTTGTTGCCGTCGACCAGCCTGCCGTCAACGCAATCCGCCTGCAACTCGAGCAGCTTTTCCTGCACGGAAACATTTTTGTCTCCATACGACACGATGTCATCGGCTTTGACATCGTTGGGGAGGCAACCAAATTGTTTGCTGGCAGCGGTTTGCACGATTTTGCCGGATGGGGGCTTTTTCTGATTCGTTGGACAACAAGCCGCGAGTGAAATCAGCAGGGCGGACGGGACGACGATAAAAACTTTCATCAGTGCTCAATATAAAAAAGATCGTTACAGGATGACGTGATAAAGTTACTTTTACACAAAACATTGCCAAATTACAACACAAAACAATATAATAAAATTTTTGAATAATGCAACTTGCATTCATCAAAATTTCACAGTACATTGAAAGCAGTGAATTGTTTCGCAGTAAAATTGACCGGTCACTTCGAGTGACCGGTCAATTCAACAAGCACAATATCATGAAGCAAAAAAGCCGGCTTTTGTTCATCGCGTCGTGGCTGGTGCTGCAGTTGCGGTGGTCGCTTATTTTTCTGCAGAAATCGCTGTCGAACGCCGGGGCGACGCGCTGGTGGGCCAAACCCGGGATTATTCTTTATACTCGCCGGCAGAAGCGCTTTCCGCTTGGTTGTTGGAGTTTCGACGAAAACCGGCAGGCCTACATTTATTCCGACCCCTCCATCGAATCAATGCGCGTTTGTTTCATGCCGGAATTGTCCCGCAATTAAAATAAAAGGGCAGGCCGTGAGATCGGCCTGCCCTTTTATTTTTCCAAACCGTAAAACGTAACAGCTAATCGGTAATCGTTACTTTTACGTTTTACGGTCCTACTTCGCCAGCACCATCCGCCGCGTTTGCGTCACATTGCCCGTTTTCAAAACCGCGTAGTAAGTGCCGCTCGGCAGTTTACGCGCGTGGAATTTCACGCTGTGAACGCCGCGATCTTGATAACCATTCACCAGGGTTGCGACTTCCTGGCCGGTCATGTTGATCACTTTCAGCGTCACGTGCGCGGCTTCCGGCAGCGAATACGAGATCGTTGTGGAAGGATTGAACGGGTTCGGATAGTTTTGCGCCAGCGCAATGGTCTCCGGCACGATCACCTCACTCTGTGCAGTCTGGCCGGCAGCTTTGGTCACACCGCCGTAAACTTCAAAATCTGCGACGCGATAATTTCCTTTGTTGTTTTTCTTCATGTACAAGCGAACGTAACGAGCCGCCACCGCCGTGAACGTCGCCGTCTGGGTTCCGGCGGCGCCGGCGTTGTTGGTGTGAACCGTCGTCCAGTTCGTGCCGTCATTAGAAACCTGCACCTCAAATTCATTGGCGAAATAAGTTTGATACCAATTGATGACGACACGGCCAATGGTGATTGGAATGCTGGGATGCAATTCCACCCGGAACCACTGGATGGCGGTCGCGGCGTTGACCGGACCGCTGCGCCAGAAGGTGGTCAAGCTGCCGTCTACGGCGCGGCTGGTGGCACTCATGGTGTCGGTGCTGGAGGCGGTGGCCGGCTTGTTCAGCGCGAAATTGGAACCGCTCGAAGGCGTCGCGCTGGCTTCATTCGAATATCCGGAATTGCCGCCGGTGTTGAAGGCGCGGACGCGATAAAAGTACGTCACGCCGTCGGTCAAACCGGTGTTGGAGAAGCTGGTGATATTCGACCCAACCGTCGCAATCTGCGCGAACGTTCCGGTGGCGCCGTCTTTGCGCTCAATCTTGAAACCATCCTCGTCATTGGAGTTGTCGGTCCAAGCCAGATTGACCTGATTGCTGCCGGCGACGGTGGTGGTCAAGCTTGACGGCGCCGAAGCCGGCGGATTCGGCAGCGTCGTGGCGTTCGCTTCGTTGGAGTAATCCGAAAAGCCGCCGGTGTTGAGGCCGCGCACGCGGTAGAAATACGCCGTGTTCGCGGTCAGGTTCGAATCAGCGTAAACCTGCACGTTCGCAGCGACGGTGCCGATTTCCGCGTAGGTCCCGGCGGCGCCGGTTTTACGCTCGACCTTGAAGGCGGTTTCGTTGTTGGAATTATCCGTCCAAGCCAAATTGATCCTGATCTGGCTCACCGGCGTGGCCGTCAAGGCACTCGGCGCCGCCGGCGGATTCGGCAGCGTCGTCGCATTCGCTTCGTTGGATGGCGAACTGCCGCCGCTATTGAACGCGCGCACGCGATAGAAATATTGGGTGTTGGCGCTCAAGCCGTTGTCAGAATAAGCATTCACATCGGGCCCGAGGGTGGCGACTTCGGCATACGTTCCCGCCGCGCCGGTCTTGCGATCGACCTTGAAGCCGTTTTCGGTGGTCGCGTTATCCGTCCACGCCAGATTGATTTGCGTCTGGCTCACGGCGGCGGCAGTCAAGTTGCTTGGCGCCGCCGGTGGATTCGGAAACGTCGTTGAGGTCGAGGTGTTGGAATAGGCGGAATTGCCTCCGGCATTGAACGCGCGCACGCGATAGGTATAAGACGTCATCGTGCTCAAGCCGGTGTTGGAATAGCTCGTCACATTCGGCCCGACCGTGGCAATCTGCACAAACGTAAGCCCGGAGCTGAGCTTGCTCTCGATTTTGAAACCTTGTTCGTTGGCGGAGTTATCCGTCCAACTGAGGTCGATCTGCGAATTGCTCACCGCTGTGGCTGCCAAGTCGCTCGGCGCCGCCGGCGGATCCGGCAGGGTCGTCGCATTCGCTTCGTTGGAATAAGCCGAGTGGCCGGTGGTGCTGGAAGCGCGCACACGATAGAAATACTGGGTGCCCGGATCCAAACCCGTGCTCGAATAGCTCGTCACGTTGGCACCGACCGAGTCAATTTCCTCATACGCGCCGCCGGCGCCAAGCTTGGCTTCGATTCTGAAGCTTATCTCGTCACTGGAATTATCCGTCCAGGCCAGATTGATCTGGGTATTGCTGATCGCCGTTGCCGTCAAGCCGCTCGGCGGCGCGGGTAAATCGGCTGGCGTCGTCGCATTCGCCTCGTTGGAGTAAGCCGAATGGCCGCCGGCGTTGGAAGCGCGCACGCGGTAGAAATACGTCGTGTTTGCGGTCAAACCCGAGTCGACGTAACTGGTCACGTTCGCGCCGACCGAAGCGATCTCCGCATACGTGCCGCCGGTTAGTTTACGCTCGATCCTGAAACTGCTTTCGTTGTTCGAGTTGTCCGCCCAACTGAGAGTGATTTTCACATTGCTCAGCGCTGTGGCGGTCAAGTTTCCCGGCGCCGTAGGCGGATTGGGCAGTGTCGTGGCGTTCGCTTCGTTGGAATAGGCCGAATGGCCGCCGTTGTTGAAAGCGCGCACGCGATAGAAATATTCCGTGCCAGCTGCCAGGCCCGTATTGGAAAAATTCGTGACATTCGCGCCAACCGTCGCAATCTCGGCATACGTCCCTGCAGCACCAATCTTGCTCTCGATCTTGAAGCCGTCCTCATTGCCGGCATTATCGCTCCACGCGAGATCGATTTGCGTCTGGCTGATCGCCGTTGCCGTCAAGCTGCTCGGCGCGGCCGGTGGATTCGGCAGCGTCGTGGCATTCGCTTCATTGGAATAAGCCGAATGGCCGCCGTTGTTGAAAGCGCGCACGCGATAGAAATATTCCGTGCCAGCTGCCAGGCCCGTATTGGAAAAATTCGTGACATTCGCGCCAACCGTCGCAATCTCGGCATACGTCCCTGCAGCCCCAATCTTGCTCTCGATCTTGAAGCCGTCCTCATTGCCGGCATTATCGCTCCACGCGAGATCGATTTGCGTCTGGCTGATCGCCGTTGCCGTCAAGCTGCTCGGCGCGGCCGGTGGATTCGGCAGTGTCGTGGCGTTCGCTTCGTTGGAATAGGCCGAATGGCCGCCGTTGTTGAAAGCGCGCACGCGATAGAAATATTCCGTGCCGGCTGCCAGGCCCGTATTGGAAAAATTCGTGACATTCGCGCCAACCGTCGCAATCTCGGCATACGTCCCTGCAGCCCCAATCTTGCTCTCGATCTTGAAGCCGTCCTCATTGCCGGCATTATCGCTCCACGCGAGATCGATTTGCGTCTGGCTGATCGCCGTTGCCGTCAAGCTGCTCGGCGCGGCCGGTGGATTCGGCAGTGTCGTGGCGTTCGCTTCGTTGGAATAGGCCGAATGGCCGCCGTTGTTGAAAGCGCGCACGCGATAGAAATATTCCGTGCCGGCTGCCAGGCCCGTATTGGAAAAATTCGTGACGTTCGCGCCAACCGTCGCAATCTCGGCATACGTCCCCGCAGCACCAATCTTGCTCTCGATCTTGAAGCCGTCCTCATTGTTGGCATTATCGCTCCACGCGAGATCGATTTGCGTCTGGCTGATCGCCGTTGCCGTCAAGCTGCTCGGCGCGGCCGGTGGATTCGGCAGCGTCGTGGCATTCGCTTCATTGGAATAAGCCGAATGGCCGCCGTTGTTGAAAGCGCGCACGCGATAGAAATATTCCGTGCCAGCTGCCAGGCCCGTATTGGAAAAATTCGTGACATTCGCGCCAACCGTCGCAATCTCGGCATACGTCCCTGCAGCCCCAATCTTGCTCTCGATCTTGAAGCCGTCCTCATTGCCGGCATTATCGCTCCACGCGAGATCGATTTGCGTCTGGCTGATCGCCGTTGCCGTCAAGCTGCTCGGCGCGGCCGGTGGATTCGGCAGTGTCGTGGCGTTCGCTTCGTTGGAATAGGCCGAATGGCCGCCGTTGTTGAAAGCGCGCACGCGATAGAAATATTCCGTGCCGGCTGCCAGGCCCGTATTGGAAAAATTCGTGACATTCGCGCCAACCGTCGCAATCTCGGCATACGTCCCTGCAGCCCCAATCTTGCTCTCGATCTTGAAGCCGTCTTCATTGCCGGCATTATCGCTCCACGCGAGATCGATCTGGCTGCTGCCCACGGCAGTGGCGGTCAAATCACTCGGCTTTACCGGAGGATTACGCAGCGTGGTGGCGCTGGCGGTGTTGGAATAGGCCGAATTGCCGCCGGCGTTGAAAGCCCGCACGCGGTAAGTGTATTGTGTGTTCGGGTTCAGGCCTGTGCTCGCAAAGCTCGTCACGTTCGCGCCGACCGTCGCAATTTGACTGTACGTGCCCGTCACGCCAATTTTGCGCTCGATCTTGAAGCCGTCCTCGTTGCCGGAATTATCCGTCCAGGCCAAGTCGATCTGGCTCTTGCTCACGGTCGTGGCAGTCAAGTCGCTCGGCGCCGCCGGTGCGTTCGGCAGCGTTGTGGCGCTCGCTTCATTGGAATAAGCGGAATTGCCGCCGGCGTTGTGCGCGCGGACGCGATAGAAATACGTCGTATTCGCGCTCAGGCCCGTGTGAGAAAAACTCGTCACGTTCGCGCCGACCGTCGCAATTTGATTGTACGTGCCCGTCGCGCCAATTTTGCGCTCGATCTTGAAGCCATCCTCGTTGCTGGCGGTGTCCGCCCAGGCGAGATTGATCTGGCTTTTGCTCACGGCAGTGGCGGCCAGGCTGAACGGAGCTGCCGGCGGCTTTGGCAGCGTCGTGGCGCTCGCCTCATTGGAATAGCCGGAATTGCCATCGGCGTTGTGAGCGCGGACGCGATAGAAATACTCTGTGCTCGCGCTCAGGCCGGTGTTGGCAAAGCTCGTCACGTTCGCGGCGACTGTCGCAATTTGCTTGTACGTTCCAGCCGCGCCAATCTTGCGCTCGATCTTGAAGCCGTCTTCGTCGCTCGAATTGTCGGTCCAGGCCAGATTGATGCGCGCGCTGCTGACCGCGGTCGCCGTCAAATTGCTCGGATCGGACGGAATCGCCAAGGCCGCGCGTTCAGCGCTGGTAGGCGGATTCGCGCGGGTTGGAACGGCATACAGCGCGGGGGCAAGCAACAAACCACAAATCGCCAGCGCGATCAAAAATGCTGCGCCCATCCCCTTCTTCACTCGGGAAGACTCGTAAAGGTTTTGCATAACTTTCCTCAAAAACTTAAACAGTGAGCCGGCAGTGAATTAAATTATCGTAACGCCTTAGCCCAACGCCAATGCCCGCAAGTAAAAATCACACCACGTCGGGTTGGTTCAGGCCGATATGATACTGCGCAGCCCCTCACAGGCGTAGCCTTCAGCCAATGTCGATCCCTGACCGGGAATTTCGGTAAGGCACAAAACAACCACCGCGCCCCTGCGGGCGTGGCCGT
Proteins encoded in this region:
- a CDS encoding M1 family metallopeptidase; this encodes MPKNLRPGKMIALGLLALSGAPALAQPVIFSKPLSPRIANYDIDVRLDAEKRMLHGSETLTWHNQSNDSIAELQFHLYLNAFRNSRSTFMKESGGVSRGNKIDKDGWGFIDVDKITLASGEDLTSRMEFIQPDDGNPDDKTVFRLPLTQPLRPGDSIVVHIDFTAKLPQPPFARTGAKKEYFFVGQWFPKIGVYMDGKWNCHQFHANSEFFADYGVYNVRMTVPEKNIVGATGLQVEVKNNGDGTATHFYHAEDVHDFAWTTSPDFVEFTGKAQDVYIRVLMQRDRAYQGLRHLEAAKAAVEYFQNWYGDYPFPNLTVVDPRRGAGGSGGMEYPTLITAGTAYGLPEGIRGVEAVIIHEFGHNFWYHLLASNEFEESWMDEGINTYTEIQIMNDKYGPAGDVINFFGIKLNGLQLHRGQYLFNADFDPTVRKAWEYYSQGSWSTNSYAKPGVLLTTLQNHLGQEKMQQVMRAYVERWRFKHPKTQDFIDVVNDVAGQNLNWFFDQALFSNATLDYSVDRVFTREIKPGEGYDFDFSAAKTDTGMANNYPSDDSADARGKPKMYESGVHVRRLGAFKFPVEMVATFDNGEKVREKWDGQALWKKFTYIKPHKLVSATVDPENKIPLDLNYTNNSKAVKGSSLGVNKFSARWLFWMQFFLDQPEFMNLFSAVNEIF
- a CDS encoding fibronectin type III domain-containing protein encodes the protein MQNLYESSRVKKGMGAAFLIALAICGLLLAPALYAVPTRANPPTSAERAALAIPSDPSNLTATAVSSARINLAWTDNSSDEDGFKIERKIGAAGTYKQIATVAANVTSFANTGLSASTEYFYRVRAHNADGNSGYSNEASATTLPKPPAAPFSLAATAVSKSQINLAWADTASNEDGFKIERKIGATGTYNQIATVGANVTSFSHTGLSANTTYFYRVRAHNAGGNSAYSNEASATTLPNAPAAPSDLTATTVSKSQIDLAWTDNSGNEDGFKIERKIGVTGTYSQIATVGANVTSFASTGLNPNTQYTYRVRAFNAGGNSAYSNTASATTLRNPPVKPSDLTATAVGSSQIDLAWSDNAGNEDGFKIESKIGAAGTYAEIATVGANVTNFSNTGLAAGTEYFYRVRAFNNGGHSAYSNEANATTLPNPPAAPSSLTATAISQTQIDLAWSDNAGNEDGFKIESKIGAAGTYAEIATVGANVTNFSNTGLAAGTEYFYRVRAFNNGGHSAYSNEANATTLPNPPAAPSSLTATAISQTQIDLAWSDNANNEDGFKIESKIGAAGTYAEIATVGANVTNFSNTGLAAGTEYFYRVRAFNNGGHSAYSNEANATTLPNPPAAPSSLTATAISQTQIDLAWSDNAGNEDGFKIESKIGAAGTYAEIATVGANVTNFSNTGLAAGTEYFYRVRAFNNGGHSAYSNEANATTLPNPPAAPSSLTATAISQTQIDLAWSDNAGNEDGFKIESKIGAAGTYAEIATVGANVTNFSNTGLAAGTEYFYRVRAFNNGGHSAYSNEANATTLPNPPAAPSSLTATAISQTQIDLAWSDNAGNEDGFKIESKIGAAGTYAEIATVGANVTNFSNTGLAAGTEYFYRVRAFNNGGHSAYSNEANATTLPNPPTAPGNLTATALSNVKITLSWADNSNNESSFRIERKLTGGTYAEIASVGANVTSYVDSGLTANTTYFYRVRASNAGGHSAYSNEANATTPADLPAPPSGLTATAISNTQINLAWTDNSSDEISFRIEAKLGAGGAYEEIDSVGANVTSYSSTGLDPGTQYFYRVRASSTTGHSAYSNEANATTLPDPPAAPSDLAATAVSNSQIDLSWTDNSANEQGFKIESKLSSGLTFVQIATVGPNVTSYSNTGLSTMTSYTYRVRAFNAGGNSAYSNTSTSTTFPNPPAAPSNLTAAAVSQTQINLAWTDNATTENGFKVDRKTGAAGTYAEVATLGPDVNAYSDNGLSANTQYFYRVRAFNSGGSSPSNEANATTLPNPPAAPSALTATPVSQIRINLAWTDNSNNETAFKVERKTGAAGTYAEIGTVAANVQVYADSNLTANTAYFYRVRGLNTGGFSDYSNEANATTLPNPPASAPSSLTTTVAGSNQVNLAWTDNSNDEDGFKIERKDGATGTFAQIATVGSNITSFSNTGLTDGVTYFYRVRAFNTGGNSGYSNEASATPSSGSNFALNKPATASSTDTMSATSRAVDGSLTTFWRSGPVNAATAIQWFRVELHPSIPITIGRVVINWYQTYFANEFEVQVSNDGTNWTTVHTNNAGAAGTQTATFTAVAARYVRLYMKKNNKGNYRVADFEVYGGVTKAAGQTAQSEVIVPETIALAQNYPNPFNPSTTISYSLPEAAHVTLKVINMTGQEVATLVNGYQDRGVHSVKFHARKLPSGTYYAVLKTGNVTQTRRMVLAK
- a CDS encoding glycosyltransferase family 39 protein, whose product is MTASKLAGLLLAFTLVAAAALRIYGTAAKDTFSEDENFSLLYATGHASEYYDMLEEKPPFGVWVPAAEWKKFTRPDRLFCFSKITRDMAFFDIHPPFYFWFLHVWAFIAGVNLWTGLGLNLLISSTAILSLYGLGRYVLGSSVEAALAACVWALSPAVFQMSFEARQYDMLILITILFVWQFLRCIEVNRAPRWFDFILMAAVTTAGALTHFHFSILVGGCGFYALAKLWREQKIRLATVSGAVLLGYLIFFVITPNFYRSFANAGETLNVFSHEALLIRAENIVNSCRQFFQNPLPFVSIRHTLAILFVAVGILAYRKSPAMLLEHVRDTNWTGVHILYFGWWMIGVLIALYLAFLTPVQSMLPKHLGMAWPFFAFLPVFILRLFPKYKNHLAAIGCVLALLPGINGAKAFREYLITQPNPSTILAQAPAVVMDNVSIGYVPRVLWKLADDTPVFIASRSYLLQHQAQWLDRLGGGAVYISIHSAEHFAGNAKGGREQLYELINRNWENDFMKDAVWGFGDAMILQKER